Proteins encoded within one genomic window of Microbacterium sp. zg-B185:
- a CDS encoding thiamine pyrophosphate-dependent enzyme — protein MPEPTREQERELYTCVIRARALDVELVRWHRQGIIPGFPPSIGHEATQVGAAAALDRTRDFVFPMYRELGLALAMGVDILGYLGNHNGDWNGGSFDPVASRFTPIQSVVGSNGPHAVGWALGQKIDGRDGVALACIGDGGTSQGDTHEAMNFAGVWKLPVVFLVSNNQWAISVPLAEQVAGGSIAARAAGYGFPGVAIDGNDLLAVRAAVMDAVERARRGEGPTLIESRIYRRGPHATSDDPGRYRTLEDERRDAGEDPVIRYRRSALERDIIDESFVAEVDSEAAVWLEGIRSYLTTLPPRGGETLFENVYAELTDDLVEQRDAWAQDARA, from the coding sequence GTGCCTGAACCGACCCGCGAGCAAGAACGCGAGCTGTACACCTGCGTGATACGCGCCCGTGCGCTGGACGTCGAGCTCGTCCGCTGGCATCGGCAGGGGATCATTCCCGGCTTCCCGCCGTCGATCGGCCACGAAGCGACGCAGGTCGGAGCCGCCGCAGCGCTGGATCGAACCCGGGACTTCGTCTTTCCGATGTACCGGGAACTGGGGCTCGCCCTCGCGATGGGGGTCGACATCCTCGGCTACCTCGGAAACCACAACGGCGACTGGAACGGCGGATCCTTCGATCCCGTCGCGTCGCGCTTCACCCCCATCCAGTCCGTCGTCGGCTCGAACGGACCGCATGCGGTCGGTTGGGCGCTCGGGCAGAAGATCGACGGGCGCGACGGAGTCGCCCTCGCCTGCATCGGCGACGGCGGCACCAGCCAGGGCGACACGCACGAGGCGATGAATTTCGCGGGGGTGTGGAAGCTTCCCGTGGTGTTCCTGGTCAGCAACAACCAGTGGGCGATTTCGGTGCCGCTGGCCGAGCAGGTGGCCGGGGGCTCCATCGCGGCCCGCGCCGCCGGGTACGGCTTCCCGGGCGTGGCCATCGACGGCAACGACCTGCTGGCGGTCCGCGCCGCGGTGATGGACGCGGTGGAGCGCGCGCGACGCGGTGAGGGGCCGACGCTGATCGAATCCCGCATCTACCGACGCGGACCGCACGCGACATCGGATGATCCCGGGCGGTACCGCACCCTCGAGGACGAACGCCGGGATGCCGGGGAGGACCCGGTCATCCGCTACCGGCGCAGCGCGCTGGAGCGAGACATCATCGACGAGTCGTTCGTCGCCGAGGTGGACTCCGAAGCCGCCGTCTGGCTGGAGGGCATCCGCAGCTACCTGACCACCCTTCCACCCCGTGGGGGCGAGACGCTGTTCGAGAACGTGTACGCGGAGCTCACCGACGACCTGGTCGAGCAGCGCGACGCCTGGGCCCAGGACGCTCGCGCATGA
- a CDS encoding alpha-ketoacid dehydrogenase subunit beta: protein MTATMRADSDGTSRTTQTLSVQQALNRALADELEADPRMLVFGEDVGVLGGVFRVTDGLQARFGAVRVFDTPLAESAILGTAVGLAIAGFRPVPEVQFDGFAYPAFDQIVSQVARYRYRSRGRLPMPITLRVPSYGGIRAPELHGESTEAFWAHVAGLKVVSPSNAHEAYHLLRASIQDPDPVIFLEPKSRYWQKSEVDLARSGGVRGARIVRPGTHLSILSWGAMVDRALRAADIAAEDGVETEVVDLRWLSPIDTATIAESVGRTRRAVVVHEAARTAGLGAEVSARITERLFDRLRAPVQRVTGYDVPTPSGALEDEQIPSVHRILLGMQRVLEYRRG, encoded by the coding sequence ATGACCGCCACGATGCGTGCCGACTCGGACGGGACGAGCAGGACCACGCAGACCCTCTCCGTGCAGCAGGCGCTGAATCGCGCTCTGGCCGACGAGCTGGAAGCCGACCCCCGGATGCTCGTCTTCGGCGAGGATGTGGGCGTTCTGGGTGGAGTCTTCCGCGTCACCGACGGATTGCAGGCGCGATTCGGAGCGGTACGGGTCTTTGACACACCGCTGGCGGAGTCGGCGATTCTGGGCACCGCCGTCGGCCTGGCGATCGCTGGATTCCGCCCTGTTCCGGAGGTCCAGTTCGACGGCTTCGCATACCCCGCCTTCGACCAGATCGTCTCCCAGGTCGCGCGATACCGGTATCGCAGTCGCGGCCGGCTTCCGATGCCGATCACCCTGCGCGTTCCCAGCTACGGCGGCATCCGCGCTCCGGAGCTGCACGGGGAGAGCACGGAGGCCTTCTGGGCGCACGTGGCCGGCCTGAAAGTGGTCAGCCCCTCGAACGCGCACGAGGCCTATCACCTGCTGCGCGCGTCGATCCAGGATCCCGACCCGGTGATCTTCCTCGAGCCGAAGTCGCGCTACTGGCAGAAGAGCGAGGTGGACCTGGCGAGATCCGGAGGCGTCCGGGGGGCGAGGATCGTCCGCCCGGGCACGCACCTGAGCATCCTGAGCTGGGGGGCGATGGTCGATCGGGCACTGCGCGCGGCCGACATCGCGGCCGAGGACGGCGTCGAGACCGAAGTGGTCGACCTGCGGTGGCTCTCCCCCATCGACACCGCCACGATCGCCGAGTCGGTCGGCCGCACCCGGCGCGCGGTGGTCGTACACGAAGCGGCGCGGACCGCGGGGCTGGGAGCCGAGGTCTCGGCGCGGATCACCGAGCGGCTCTTCGACAGGCTTCGCGCGCCGGTGCAGCGCGTGACCGGTTACGACGTCCCGACCCCCTCCGGCGCCCTCGAGGACGAGCAGATCCCGAGTGTCCATCGCATCCTGCTCGGGATGCAACGAGTGCTGGAGTACCGCCGTGGCTGA
- a CDS encoding biotin/lipoyl-containing protein, whose protein sequence is MAELSFPLPDLGEGLEDAVILEWHVRVGDLVERNDVLVEVETTKSAVELPSPVSGVVARLGSQEGESVRVGDPLITFEVADETAGIVGTIPAADETPVRRVALRPPDDED, encoded by the coding sequence GTGGCTGAACTGTCCTTCCCCCTGCCCGACCTCGGTGAGGGGCTCGAGGATGCTGTCATCCTGGAGTGGCATGTGCGGGTCGGGGACCTGGTCGAGCGCAACGACGTGCTGGTCGAGGTGGAGACCACCAAATCCGCGGTCGAACTCCCCTCACCCGTCTCGGGTGTGGTCGCGCGACTGGGCTCGCAGGAGGGCGAGTCTGTTCGGGTCGGCGACCCCCTCATCACCTTCGAGGTCGCCGACGAGACGGCCGGCATCGTGGGCACGATCCCGGCCGCGGACGAGACACCGGTCCGGCGGGTGGCGCTGCGTCCACCCGATGACGAGGACTGA
- a CDS encoding alpha/beta hydrolase, whose amino-acid sequence MPTVQSGGVPISWDDVGSADGRPVLLVHGFASNGAQNWRRAGWDTALHEAGLRGIVVDLRGHGNSGRPPGAEHYRHELFLADLVAVLEALHLDRVGYLGYSFGARLGWDLAIAHPRRIGPLVLGGFASDSPLTDFDLDAARTATFRGTAITHPPTAALMRMAALVPGNDLSRLMDVVEGIRADALPPLRHGAAPATPTCIVNGERDTIAAGGDALARAIGAEYVSLPARSHTSAVSSRRFKEAATAWLKR is encoded by the coding sequence ATGCCGACGGTCCAGTCCGGCGGGGTGCCCATCTCGTGGGATGACGTGGGCTCCGCGGACGGCCGGCCTGTTCTTCTGGTGCATGGATTCGCGTCGAATGGTGCACAGAATTGGCGACGAGCCGGGTGGGACACCGCCCTGCACGAGGCCGGACTGCGCGGGATCGTCGTCGATCTGCGCGGTCACGGCAACAGCGGTCGGCCGCCGGGCGCGGAACACTACCGCCACGAGCTCTTCCTCGCCGACCTCGTCGCCGTGCTGGAGGCACTGCACCTGGATCGGGTCGGATACCTCGGCTACTCGTTCGGGGCACGGCTCGGCTGGGACCTCGCCATCGCCCACCCGCGGCGGATCGGGCCCCTCGTGCTCGGCGGCTTCGCATCCGATTCGCCCTTGACCGATTTCGACCTGGATGCCGCGCGAACCGCCACTTTCCGGGGCACGGCGATCACCCACCCGCCGACCGCCGCGCTGATGCGGATGGCCGCGCTGGTCCCCGGCAACGATCTGTCCCGCCTGATGGACGTCGTCGAAGGCATCCGCGCGGACGCGCTGCCGCCGCTCCGGCACGGAGCGGCACCCGCCACGCCGACGTGCATCGTCAACGGCGAACGCGACACGATCGCCGCCGGCGGCGATGCGCTCGCCCGCGCCATCGGCGCGGAGTACGTCTCGCTGCCGGCCCGCTCGCACACCAGCGCCGTCTCGTCCCGCCGGTTCAAGGAGGCCGCGACGGCGTGGCTGAAACGTTGA
- a CDS encoding TRAP transporter small permease has product MSAPGLKDDPIPVVENVVVWTAAVSAIIATLATLGIVAAFVSSVVARWFGQPFDVTNTVSGLLVTATFAGMAWTTVRGEQVSVQVVTERLGPKANHILDIVIWALASGYLVWLLWASVERAIGRTWPVPETVINGVGLTPLWPWRWVFAAALVPFLLVVLLNLLRALRGRRPYDDVMQFDDAPVSAPGVLTDREALRAASLAEHELSFDGARSPEAEGDERR; this is encoded by the coding sequence ATGAGTGCACCAGGACTGAAGGACGACCCCATCCCCGTCGTGGAGAACGTGGTGGTGTGGACCGCTGCGGTATCGGCCATCATCGCGACGCTCGCGACGCTGGGAATCGTCGCCGCGTTCGTCTCGTCGGTGGTCGCCAGGTGGTTCGGTCAGCCGTTCGACGTGACGAACACGGTCAGCGGTCTGCTGGTGACGGCCACCTTCGCGGGGATGGCATGGACGACGGTCCGCGGCGAGCAGGTCTCCGTCCAGGTCGTCACGGAGCGACTCGGCCCGAAGGCGAACCACATCCTCGACATCGTCATCTGGGCGCTGGCCAGCGGCTACCTCGTGTGGCTGCTGTGGGCATCCGTGGAGCGGGCCATCGGGCGGACCTGGCCGGTGCCCGAGACGGTCATCAACGGCGTCGGTCTGACTCCCCTGTGGCCTTGGCGCTGGGTGTTCGCGGCCGCGCTGGTGCCGTTCCTGCTGGTCGTGCTCCTGAACCTGCTGCGGGCGCTCCGAGGTCGACGGCCCTACGACGATGTCATGCAGTTCGATGACGCGCCGGTGAGCGCCCCGGGTGTGCTCACCGACCGAGAGGCGCTGCGAGCAGCGAGTCTCGCCGAGCACGAGCTCTCGTTCGACGGCGCCCGGTCACCCGAAGCGGAAGGGGACGAGCGCCGATGA